Proteins encoded together in one Ruminococcaceae bacterium KH2T8 window:
- a CDS encoding two component transcriptional regulator, LytTR family — translation MFRIALCDDNLSFLEYEKSIIEKYFTDCSAEYQCDAFLSGEELIDLGNAIRKYNLFILDYDMSGLSGFETALKIYDVFPGAKIAFATNYYDFTREGYRYNAVRYLVKLEKTFVNELTECVGFVFNAEPPKTILLELSDGVLEVAIDDIVYLKSEKHYVEYTIHNKGDTYYGRRCSLDDAQVELPGYFVRVHQRYIVNLKRAIQVKRYEVIVGKDRKENTIIPISRNHFDEVNRKFCLLKGDIR, via the coding sequence ATGTTTCGAATAGCATTGTGCGATGATAATTTATCCTTTCTAGAGTATGAAAAGAGCATAATAGAGAAGTATTTTACCGATTGTTCTGCGGAGTATCAGTGTGATGCTTTTTTGTCGGGTGAGGAACTGATCGATTTAGGAAATGCTATAAGGAAATATAATCTATTCATATTGGATTATGACATGAGCGGTTTATCGGGATTCGAAACTGCACTAAAGATATATGATGTATTTCCCGGGGCAAAGATAGCATTCGCGACAAATTATTATGACTTTACGAGAGAAGGATACAGGTATAATGCCGTAAGGTATCTTGTTAAATTGGAAAAAACTTTTGTTAATGAACTGACGGAGTGCGTCGGATTTGTATTTAACGCAGAGCCGCCCAAAACGATTCTTTTAGAACTTAGTGATGGCGTTCTTGAAGTTGCAATAGATGACATTGTTTATCTTAAAAGCGAAAAGCACTATGTAGAATATACGATTCACAATAAAGGTGATACTTATTATGGGCGACGTTGCAGTCTTGATGATGCCCAAGTAGAATTACCAGGATATTTTGTTCGCGTACATCAGAGATATATTGTGAATCTGAAAAGAGCAATACAAGTAAAACGATATGAAGTAATTGTTGGGAAGGATAGAAAAGAGAATACGATTATACCAATCTCTAGAAATCATTTCGATGAAGTTAACAGGAAGTTTTGCTTATTAAAGGGTGACATCAGATGA
- a CDS encoding Accessory gene regulator B, translating into MERFVSKIVSRMLLANLITDGESDEYTYEIQVLLEKIISYAVIFGLAIVFKRVLEIALFTVSFSFLRKFSGGIHCKRFETCLFASIIVSFSSILIFPIAKEVYPIYQGGGDNVNDNCHLDWPNQQPQYRLECLRI; encoded by the coding sequence ATGGAGCGGTTTGTATCAAAGATTGTTTCCAGAATGCTTTTGGCAAACTTGATCACGGATGGAGAATCCGATGAATATACCTATGAGATTCAGGTGTTACTTGAAAAGATCATTTCTTATGCCGTGATATTCGGTCTTGCGATAGTCTTCAAGCGAGTATTGGAGATAGCTCTGTTTACTGTATCTTTTTCATTTCTGAGGAAATTTAGTGGTGGGATTCATTGTAAAAGGTTCGAAACATGTTTATTTGCTTCAATAATCGTTTCATTCTCAAGTATTCTTATATTCCCCATTGCTAAAGAAGTTTACCCTATATATCAAGGGGGGGGCGATAATGTCAATGATAATTGTCATCTTGATTGGCCCAATCAACAACCCCAATATAGATTGGAATGCTTGCGAATATAA
- a CDS encoding GHKL domain-containing protein, which produces MIYNIVNAIVYVVLAQLFCSSFLKRKSYNRVVNLCISIAWILTVLGAACILAELPAVRIIIAIVINVAFALLLFEQGKAFKTISVAVLFYVLVIVCETFVMAFHKYLDSGMRIERIMDSEIYIYMGSISQFIQLIAVFLIRKVFSRVKHAEIESKLWLIYTIFPLYSLSLIMLLVYSFDGPINLFQTNAFTYIAISLLAINLFVYWFIKQESERAFEAQKTEMEIQHARGIVQLYEQITRERDILGKREHEFKNTIAVLQGLIADKQYDKMKEILDVQNTELFNNTNVFETGNRLINTILNTKYAEAREKGIPFRFVINDLSSLKMEDRDCIVIISNILNNALEAAEICPEDKRFISIKAVIEDSQFVFACRNTFVHDPTPDMKSNKNDVIVHGYGINNVKEAVTRNNGTCFFEKEEKEFVAVVIIPV; this is translated from the coding sequence ATGATCTATAATATTGTAAATGCCATAGTATACGTTGTTTTAGCTCAGCTGTTCTGTTCATCATTCCTTAAACGCAAAAGCTATAATCGCGTAGTTAATCTCTGTATATCAATCGCCTGGATACTTACAGTGCTTGGAGCAGCCTGTATATTGGCGGAATTGCCGGCAGTTAGGATCATTATTGCTATAGTGATAAACGTCGCGTTTGCATTATTGTTATTTGAACAAGGGAAAGCGTTTAAAACGATTTCGGTAGCTGTATTATTCTATGTATTAGTAATTGTTTGTGAAACATTCGTCATGGCTTTTCATAAATATCTGGATTCAGGAATGCGTATCGAGAGAATAATGGATAGCGAAATATACATATATATGGGCTCTATAAGTCAATTTATCCAGCTCATAGCCGTATTTTTGATCCGAAAGGTCTTTAGTCGGGTTAAACACGCTGAAATAGAATCGAAGTTGTGGTTGATATATACGATTTTTCCTTTGTATTCTTTGAGCTTGATAATGTTACTGGTATATAGTTTTGACGGTCCGATTAATCTGTTTCAGACGAATGCATTCACATACATTGCTATTTCGCTCTTGGCTATTAATCTGTTTGTATACTGGTTTATCAAGCAGGAGTCCGAAAGAGCGTTTGAGGCACAGAAAACAGAGATGGAGATCCAACATGCTAGGGGCATTGTGCAATTATATGAACAGATTACCAGAGAACGTGATATTCTTGGCAAAAGAGAACATGAATTTAAGAATACTATAGCGGTTTTGCAGGGCCTTATAGCAGATAAGCAATATGATAAGATGAAAGAGATTCTTGATGTTCAAAATACGGAACTGTTCAATAACACAAACGTTTTTGAAACCGGTAATCGCTTGATTAATACTATCCTTAATACCAAATATGCAGAGGCAAGGGAGAAGGGTATTCCATTTAGATTTGTTATTAATGATTTATCTTCGTTGAAGATGGAAGATCGAGACTGCATTGTTATTATTTCTAACATTCTAAATAATGCGCTGGAAGCAGCGGAGATATGTCCCGAAGATAAGCGTTTTATATCTATCAAAGCAGTAATCGAAGACAGCCAATTTGTATTTGCGTGTCGTAACACATTTGTACATGATCCTACACCGGATATGAAAAGTAATAAGAATGATGTTATAGTTCATGGGTATGGTATCAATAATGTAAAAGAAGCTGTTACTCGTAATAATGGTACTTGCTTTTTTGAGAAAGAAGAAAAAGAGTTTGTTGCGGTAGTCATAATCCCTGTGTAG